A genomic region of Mus musculus strain C57BL/6J chromosome 7, GRCm38.p6 C57BL/6J contains the following coding sequences:
- the Olfr713 gene encoding olfactory receptor 713 has translation MLFMLIPMATGNQTRITEFILMSFSSLPTEIQTLLFLAFLTIYLVTLLGNSLIILVTLADPMLQSPMYFFLRNLSFLEIGFNLVIVPKMLGTLIAQDTSISFLGCATQMYFFFFFGVAECFLLATMAYDRYVAICSPLHYPVIMNQETRVKLAAASWFPGFPVATVQTTWLFSFPFCATNKVNHFFCDSPPVLRLVCADTAQFEVYAIVGTILVVMIPCLLILCSYTLIAASILKIPSAKGKHKAFSTCSSHLLVVSLFYVSSSLTYFRPKSNNSPESKKLLSLSYTVVTPMLNPIIYSLRNNEVKSALSRTFHKALALRNHIT, from the coding sequence ATGTTATTTATGCTCATTCCCATGGCTACAGGAAACCAGACAAGAATAACTGAATTTATCCTCATGAGCTTCTCTTCCCTACCTACTGAAATACAGACCTTACTCTTCCTGGCATTTCTCACCATCTACCTGGTTACTCTGCTGGGAAACAGCCTCATCATTCTGGTGACCTTGGCTGACCCCATGCTGCAAAGCCCCATGTATTTCTTTCTCAGGAACTTATCCTTCTTAGAGATTGGCTTCAATCTAGTCATTGTGCCCAAAATGTTGGGGACTCTGATTGCGCAGGACACAAGCATCTCCTTCCTGGGCTGTGCCACTCAgatgtatttcttcttcttctttggagTGGCTGAGTGCTTCCTCCTTGCCACCATGGcatatgaccgctatgtggccatctgcagtCCCTTGCATTACCCAGTCATCATGAACCAAGAGACACGTGTCAAACTGGCTGCTGCCTCCTGGTTTCCAGGATTCCCTGTAGCCACCGTGCAGACCACATGGCTCTTCAGTTTTCCATTCTGTGCCACCAACAAAGTGAATCACTTCTTCTGTGACAGCCCACCTGTGCTGAGGCTGGTCTGTGCAGACACAGCACAATTTGAAGTCTATGCCATTGTTGGGACTATTCTGGTTGTCATGATACCCTGCCTGCTGATCCTATGTTCATACACTCTCATTGCGGCTTCCATCCTCAAGATTCCATCAGCTAAAGGGAAGCACAAAGCCTTCTCCACCTGTTCCTCACATCTCCTCGTTGTCTCTCTTTTCTATGTGTCTTCAAGCCTCACTTACTTTAGGCCTAAATCAAATAATTCTCCTGAAAGCAAGAAATTGTTATCGTTGTCCTACACTGTTGTGACTCCCATGTTGAACCCCATCATCTATAGCCTGAGAAATAATGAGGTGAAGAGTGCCCTCAGCAGGACCTTCCACAAGGCCCTGGCCCTCAGAAACCATATCACATAA